The sequence below is a genomic window from Rhodococcus sp. 4CII.
GTCGTCGAGGGCCCGGTGCGTCGGAGTGGTCCCGACATCGAACAGCCGGGCCAGCGACGACAGCTTGACCGACGGCGCCTCGTCGCGGGTGAGGACCCGCCGGGCCAGTTTGACGGTGCACAGCACCGTGAACTTGGGCCAGGGAGTGTCGGTGGCCGACGCGGCGGCCTTGAGGAATCCGGTGTCGAAGGGAGCGTTGTGGGCGACGAGCACGGCTCCGCGCGCGAATTCGAGGAACGCGGGCAGCACCCGCTCGATCCGCGGGGCGTCGATCACCATGGCGGTGGTGATGCCCGTGATCTCCACGATGTGCGGCGGGATGGACCGGCCCGGGTCGACGAGCGTGGCCATCTCGCCGATCACCTCGCCGCCGCGGATCTTGACGGCGCCGATCTCGGTGATGGCGTCCTCGCCCGGCCGGGCGCCGGTGGTCTCGAGGTCGACCACCACGAACGTGGTGTCCCGCAGCGGGGTGTCGAGCTCGTCGAATCTCAGCTGTTCGGGTACACCGGGGGCACTCACGGCTCAGAGCGTATGGACGGGCACCGACAGAACCGCCCGGACCGCCCGGACCACGATGAGAGACGAGGATCACACCTCGCGTCCCGGGCCTCGATCGGGGGCCGCGCGACGAGTGGCGATGCGGCCCCGGGGAGTGCCGTGCCGGTCGCGCGGCGACGGCAGGCCGCGGTCGGGACCGCCGCACCGGGCAATCTCGACGGACCCCGGTTGAACAGCGGGAATGCGGAGCGGGTAGGTCGTCGGGCAGTCGTGCGCCGCCGCGAAATCCCCACTCCCGCTACCGAAAAGAGTTCGGAAACATACCGCCTGTTATCTGGCTGTTATCGAATGCGGGTATCGCGCGCCCGCAAACCCCGAATCGACCCAAACGGACACTTTCCGCGTGTTCCGGTCGACATCGGGGTATTCCATTTCGTAACCTTCCTGAGACCTAGCGGAGTCTCGCCGCCCCACACCGGGGCAGCATCGCTAGTCACCGCCTAATCGGCCACTCGCGAGAGCGGTCGTACCGGGAACCCAAGTTTCCACTGGGGTGAATCCCGCCGGGACGTCCTCACGGACCGGTGGGTAGGGCTGATCTTCCCAGCCCGAACCCGTCAGCTAACTCGGTCGGCGGATGACCGGAAGAAACGGAGTACCCCTTTCGTGGCGTCACAAGTTTCCAGGCGGAATGTGCGACGGGCAGTCGTCGCCGGCGCGCTCGCAGTCGGAGCGCTCACCGCTACCGCGGCCCCCGCGGCCGCAGACCCCGTCACCATCCCCGGTGTCGGAACGTTCGAGATCCCCGGTGTCGCAATCCCGCAGATCCCGGGCATCCCGAACCTGCCGACGCCGCCGGCGCCGGCCAGCACCGCAGGTGAGAAGGCTGTTCAGGCCGCTCAGACCAAGCTCGGCTCGCCGTACGTCTACGGCGCCGCAGGTCCCAACTCGTTCGACTGCTCCGGCCTGGTGCAGTGGGCGTTCAAGCAGGCCGGACTGAACCTGCCGCGCACCAGCTACGCGCAGGCGGCCGCCGGTACTCCCGTGTCGCAGTCCGATCTCCGTCCCGGCGACGTGATCTCCTTCTACGGCGGTTCGCACTCGGGCATCTACGCCGGCAACGGCAACGTGATCCACGCATCGACCGAGGGTCAGCCCGTCAAGTTGGCGCCCATCGCCTCGATGCCGTTCGACGGCGCACGCCGCTACTGATCCACCCGCGAAGCGATCCATCCACCGAGTCGAGGGCGGGGATGCAGGGGTAACTTCGTAGGATCCCGTACGACCACCGAGGGTGGGTTCGAATTCCGATTCGAACCCACCCTCGATGTCGTTGCGCCCCAGGTAGACACCCGTTGTCGACCATCCGGTGGTCCTCGCCACGCGAACCGTGACATGGGTGGACACAAACGTATGCCATTCCGTAACCTATCCGAGACCTTGCGAAGTCTTGTCGCGCCATCCGGGCGGCATCGCGGGTCACCACCACCTCGGCATTCCGCACACTTTCGATTTGAAATACGGACGCCCGGGTCGTCTGGTGGAGATCGACGATCGGAGAACTGCATTTCCGTGGCCTCACACAAGATGAAGCGCTCCCTGGGCAGCGTGCTCACAGCCGGGATGCTGTCGGTGGCACTCGTGTCGCTACCGTCGATTCAGGCGGGTGCAGACCCGGTCACTCCCAACCCCACGGACGCACTGACGAAACTTGGCGATCTGTCCCGGCAGTCCGAGCAGACGTCCGAGGCACTACACAATGCGCAGATCGATCTCGAGGCCAAGCAGGGGGCGCAGCGCGACGCCGACGCGAAGCTCGCCGCGGACCAGGGCGTCCTCGACGCGGCAAACGCGCGTGTCGCCGTGTTCCAGCCGGTGGTGAACAAACTCGCCACCGCCAATTACCAGGGCGCCCGGACCAATCGCCTGTTCGCCGTGATGGTGAGCGATTCACCGCAGCAACTCCTGGACCAGATGTCCGCACTCGACGTCATCTCGAACGACACCCGCAACCAGGTTGCACAGTTCCAGTCGGCCACAGCGGACGCCACCGAGGCGGCCTCGGCGTCGAAGCAGTCCGCGGATGCCGCGCGGTCCGCGACGGAACAGGCCAAGGCGGTCAGCGACGATCTGCAACGCAAACAGAGCGACCTGCAGGCGCAGATCGCCGACGTGATCAAGGCGTTCGGAGACCTCAGCGGCGCGGAGCGCGACCAACTGGTGGGAACCCCGTTCCCGCCCGGCTTCGATCCGAACACGATCCTCGCGCATCTCACGCCCGGCTCGGGCACCAGTGCGCTGCAGGCGGCCATGACCCGGATCGGCGACCCGTACGTGTGGGGCGCCACCGGTCCCGACGAATTCGACTGCTCCGGACTCGTCGTGTGGGCGTACAAGCAGATCGGCAAGACGCTGCCGAGGTCGAGTCAGGCGCAGGCCGGCGGCGGTACCCCGGTGTCCCGTGACGACCTCCAGCCCGGCGACGTCGTCCTCTTCTACAACGACGCATCGCACGTCGGTCTGTACGCCGGAAACGGCAACATACTGCACGCCTCGACCTTC
It includes:
- a CDS encoding NlpC/P60 family protein encodes the protein MASQVSRRNVRRAVVAGALAVGALTATAAPAAADPVTIPGVGTFEIPGVAIPQIPGIPNLPTPPAPASTAGEKAVQAAQTKLGSPYVYGAAGPNSFDCSGLVQWAFKQAGLNLPRTSYAQAAAGTPVSQSDLRPGDVISFYGGSHSGIYAGNGNVIHASTEGQPVKLAPIASMPFDGARRY
- a CDS encoding C40 family peptidase; translated protein: MASHKMKRSLGSVLTAGMLSVALVSLPSIQAGADPVTPNPTDALTKLGDLSRQSEQTSEALHNAQIDLEAKQGAQRDADAKLAADQGVLDAANARVAVFQPVVNKLATANYQGARTNRLFAVMVSDSPQQLLDQMSALDVISNDTRNQVAQFQSATADATEAASASKQSADAARSATEQAKAVSDDLQRKQSDLQAQIADVIKAFGDLSGAERDQLVGTPFPPGFDPNTILAHLTPGSGTSALQAAMTRIGDPYVWGATGPDEFDCSGLVVWAYKQIGKTLPRSSQAQAGGGTPVSRDDLQPGDVVLFYNDASHVGLYAGNGNILHASTFGVPVRIESMAKFPFYGARRY